The following are from one region of the Paenibacillus sp. KS-LC4 genome:
- a CDS encoding efflux RND transporter permease subunit, with product MNGLIRFSMNKVAAMVILIALLVGGGLYATATLKMETIPDISFPVVMIQTSYPAPPMDVMDEVTKPIEDKIANIQGLDTLSSTSSDNISSIIVQFKQGYDVKEKKTELESLLQEVALPAGTSTPKVMTFGFSSQPAYYLTLYAGEGMSQMELNKLYDDSIKPSLEGVNGIDHVNSIGVSSTSLDILLDADALSVFNLSAVEVTSAIQSALTDGAVGTVELDGKTQMARVSGDLNSIYGLRNLEFATRTGQTVLLQDLGDVQAVNESKFIARYNNQPALGIRLYKMSEANAVDFSNEVNKVLTDWETKQPAITFQKIYDGADEVRKSISGILKEGFIGIALASLMILLFLRNIRMTLIVLVSIPLSILITLIMMSTMNITLNIMTLGGMFIAIGRIVDDSIVVIENIYSNLEKAQERGDSVILMATRQVSMAITSSTLVTAGVFLPLAVVGGIVGQMFRPFALTVSCALLASLVVALTVIPMMTKLLVLRSRKQIKHNEHAHDGKVTRLYERILVWCLSHRIKTLLLSLVMLIMTMAITIPNLAVNFLPSGGPEKLVYFQVKYPYETSLESNDMQSREIEKMLLDAKDSKGDPVFTFVESLVGYADSDDTVPYTTLLTAEISEAENATAVLNNYVELIKNQLPKGTEVTGETASGSGGLNGGTFSYVLKGDNQEVLEQGAALVKDKMKEFPELTKIKDTLSDAKTEISITVSQTKARELGLNPADVRDSVRMWLAEQRLGDIRFNNVLYSTVVKLRDEDKGSLDKLGRMPILSQTAGIVYLQEVAKVEEVQAPAALSRESRSQIVKMTATIDAANQNDVSTRVAAALDAIELPAGVSTEVKGVTEDITKSFTQLFMAMAVSIAIVYFILVLCFGNAGTPFAILFSLPLAIIGGLLGLLVMNESINITSLIGFMMLIGIVVTNAIVLLDRAQQLRHDGFSVRHALVEAGRVRLRPIIMTAGATIVAMIPLAMGTGEGVLISKGLAVVVIGGLITSTLLTLVVVPVVYEMLEAISNKLFRKGKGQATPVDFNKPAHLEG from the coding sequence TTGAATGGTTTAATCCGCTTTTCGATGAATAAAGTGGCTGCAATGGTTATATTGATTGCCCTGCTTGTAGGAGGGGGGCTATACGCAACGGCGACTCTGAAAATGGAGACGATTCCCGATATCTCGTTTCCAGTCGTCATGATTCAGACCTCATATCCGGCACCGCCAATGGATGTAATGGATGAGGTGACGAAGCCGATTGAGGATAAAATCGCGAACATACAAGGGCTCGATACACTCAGCTCGACATCTAGCGATAATATTTCCAGCATCATTGTCCAGTTCAAACAGGGCTACGATGTAAAGGAGAAAAAGACGGAGCTGGAAAGTCTGCTGCAGGAGGTAGCGCTTCCGGCTGGCACAAGTACGCCAAAGGTAATGACCTTCGGCTTTTCCTCCCAGCCTGCTTATTACTTAACGCTATATGCTGGGGAAGGCATGTCGCAAATGGAGCTCAACAAGCTTTACGACGATAGCATTAAGCCATCGCTGGAAGGTGTTAATGGTATTGACCATGTTAATTCTATTGGCGTTAGTTCAACCTCGCTCGATATATTGCTGGATGCAGATGCTTTATCCGTGTTCAACTTATCGGCTGTAGAGGTAACCAGTGCCATTCAATCCGCTCTGACGGATGGTGCAGTCGGTACTGTAGAGCTGGACGGCAAAACGCAGATGGCACGGGTGAGTGGCGATTTGAACAGCATTTACGGCCTGCGAAATTTGGAGTTTGCCACGAGGACCGGCCAAACGGTGCTGCTTCAGGATTTGGGAGATGTTCAGGCTGTGAACGAATCGAAGTTTATTGCCCGCTACAACAATCAGCCTGCGCTGGGCATTCGTCTTTATAAGATGAGCGAAGCCAATGCGGTAGATTTCTCCAATGAAGTCAATAAGGTGCTCACCGATTGGGAGACCAAGCAGCCAGCGATTACATTCCAAAAAATTTACGATGGCGCAGATGAGGTTAGAAAGTCGATCAGCGGCATTTTAAAAGAAGGCTTTATCGGAATTGCTCTTGCCTCGCTTATGATTCTGCTATTCCTTCGCAATATTCGGATGACATTGATCGTTCTCGTCTCGATTCCACTCTCGATTCTGATTACGCTGATTATGATGTCGACCATGAATATTACGCTGAATATTATGACGCTTGGCGGTATGTTCATCGCCATTGGGCGAATTGTGGATGATAGTATCGTCGTCATTGAGAACATATACAGCAATCTGGAAAAAGCGCAGGAGCGCGGCGATTCCGTCATTCTTATGGCTACCCGCCAAGTTTCCATGGCGATTACCTCTTCGACGCTCGTTACGGCAGGCGTGTTCCTGCCACTCGCAGTTGTTGGCGGAATCGTTGGCCAGATGTTCCGACCATTTGCGCTGACGGTATCATGTGCTCTGCTTGCTTCACTCGTTGTGGCGCTGACGGTCATTCCTATGATGACAAAGCTGCTCGTACTGCGCAGCCGCAAGCAGATTAAGCACAACGAGCATGCGCATGACGGCAAAGTGACGCGTCTATATGAGCGTATTCTAGTATGGTGCTTGTCTCATCGGATCAAAACCTTGCTGCTGTCGCTTGTCATGCTGATTATGACGATGGCGATTACAATTCCGAATTTGGCAGTTAACTTCCTGCCTTCGGGTGGTCCGGAGAAGCTCGTTTACTTCCAAGTGAAGTATCCTTATGAAACGTCACTTGAAAGCAATGACATGCAGTCGCGAGAAATTGAGAAAATGCTGCTGGATGCCAAGGACAGCAAGGGCGACCCCGTGTTCACCTTCGTGGAGTCCTTGGTTGGATATGCGGATAGTGACGATACCGTTCCTTATACAACCTTGCTTACCGCTGAGATCAGCGAAGCAGAGAATGCTACTGCGGTCTTGAACAACTATGTGGAGCTGATTAAAAATCAGTTGCCGAAGGGCACGGAAGTAACGGGAGAGACAGCAAGTGGCAGTGGAGGACTTAACGGAGGAACCTTCTCTTATGTGCTGAAAGGTGACAATCAAGAGGTGCTTGAGCAGGGTGCCGCACTCGTCAAGGATAAAATGAAGGAATTCCCTGAGCTTACAAAAATCAAGGATACGCTTAGCGACGCCAAAACGGAAATAAGCATTACCGTTTCGCAGACGAAGGCTAGAGAGCTTGGACTTAATCCTGCTGATGTCAGAGATTCCGTTCGGATGTGGCTTGCAGAGCAGCGTCTTGGCGATATTCGCTTTAATAATGTTTTGTATTCCACAGTGGTCAAGCTTCGCGATGAAGATAAAGGCTCGCTGGATAAGCTTGGCAGAATGCCGATTTTATCGCAGACGGCAGGCATCGTTTATTTGCAAGAGGTGGCCAAAGTGGAGGAAGTACAGGCCCCTGCTGCATTGAGCCGGGAATCGCGCTCGCAGATCGTGAAGATGACGGCTACCATTGATGCAGCAAATCAAAATGATGTCAGCACAAGAGTGGCGGCTGCGCTGGATGCAATTGAGCTTCCAGCAGGTGTATCTACCGAGGTAAAAGGCGTGACGGAGGACATCACCAAAAGCTTTACGCAGCTGTTTATGGCTATGGCTGTATCCATCGCTATTGTTTATTTTATACTGGTTCTGTGCTTCGGCAATGCCGGCACGCCGTTCGCGATTCTGTTCTCGCTGCCGCTCGCGATTATTGGCGGTTTGCTGGGCCTGCTGGTTATGAATGAATCAATTAATATTACATCCCTCATAGGATTTATGATGCTGATCGGCATCGTCGTTACCAATGCGATCGTATTGCTCGACCGAGCGCAGCAGCTGCGGCATGATGGCTTCTCCGTCCGCCATGCGCTGGTTGAAGCAGGAAGAGTCCGGCTGCGTCCGATTATTATGACAGCAGGCGCAACGATAGTAGCGATGATACCTCTGGCAATGGGCACTGGTGAAGGTGTACTTATTTCTAAAGGGCTAGCGGTCGTTGTTATCGGCGGCTTGATTACATCTACACTGCTTACGCTTGTAGTTGTACCAGTCGTATATGAGATGCTTGAGGCGATTAGCAATAAGCTGTTCCGCAAAGGAAAGGGCCAAGCAACACCAGTGGATTTTAATAAGCCTGCCCATTTGGAAGGCTAA